The Quercus robur chromosome 7, dhQueRobu3.1, whole genome shotgun sequence genome has a segment encoding these proteins:
- the LOC126693540 gene encoding TMV resistance protein N-like, with protein MALVDMETDSSSFPSSSSSAAARWNYDVFLSFRGEDTRYNFVGHLYEALRQKGIHTFKDDKNLDRGKPISPELLKAIEESRFAIVIISKDYASSAWCLDELAHIIHCKKEMAMTILPVFHYVDPSDIRNQMGTFEQAFIEHEKKENKERVEKWRDALRQVGNLAGCHLKNTRYETEDINDIMGWISLHLKYDAIPYITRDLVGIYSRMVELESFLAIGSNNVRFIGVWAMGGMGKTTLARVVYHMVSKEFEAYSFIEDVRENSEKHGFVGLQEKLISNILEETDLKIRDKYDGVLKIKKRLCHKRILLVLDDVNKLDQLKMLAGEHDWFGPGSRIIITTRDVHVLNTHGVDGIYEVQGLYDKDAFQLFCSKAFRKEHVPKDYFVMSEEFLKYAAGLPLALEVLGSFLFGKSTIEWKCALERFKEYPNTEVLNVLQISFDGLHDLEKEIFLHIACFFNHKEKDYAVDVLDSLGLYAIIGLKELINKCLLNIDDADILSMHDLLEEMGKNIVRQECPNDCGKRSRLWRYEDIENVLKNNKGIEVVQAMHILRNNDDDEVKETCWSPEAISQMYNLKFLSIDGIFHDPQHLPNSLRVLCWRYYPSNSLPSTFQLDELVMLHLPESRIEQLWIGLKNFDKLKFIDLSKSGLIISPDFTGVLNLEKLTLSYCKNLCELHPSVGLLKKLVLLNLNSCSNLMCLPSSICSLNSLQRLNLCECSNFDNLPENLGNLKGLYDLDLSGTEIKELPSSIEGLTTLNSLTLVDCEDLVCLPSTICSLSLLRRLNLCGCSNFDNLPENLGNLKGLHDLDLSGTAIKELPSSIEGLTTLDSLTLEDCKNLVCLPSTICSLSSLQHLDLCGCSNFDNLPENLGNLKGLYDLDLSETAIKEFPSSIEGLTTLTSLDMHGCKNLVCLPNTTCGFQFHGALDLSTCSRFKNLPENPWIIERLGMLDLSKTTIEEMPSSIGCLTNLTALTLRFCLNLVRLPSTICSLKLLTYLDLYGCIKFNNLPVNIGNMKGLKWLDLCWTDIKEVPSSIALLKNLEHLYISKWKLSEFYFMPVTLATMAPLWSSLPRSPLLSLSLHHSLSTSPVPMGFLFPSLSGLQSLTNLVLSDCNLLSISNDIGCLSSLVQLDLSGNNFVFLPESMSQLSNLRRLYLEGCKSLQSLESVPSTVDYVIANNCTSLEKLPKLQFNPSRSDHSRLNFQCCNCFKLVDYFQSSNMLQGLPNIIIPGGKIPKWFSLECQGGNIGVSFRGCDDLMGIALCIVLVPNGSQVSQLTYNLFINEFKWFVQYFQLKYGNVESPHCWLLYLSSQYFGSDWGKILSHTDANGLSQLEMKLLANKEGVEKIGVHLVYKQDIVDPNQTMAQCINNNSILYEDLADSEDQPESIFNFAMEGEDQTSKKLDFIHGGKSHCFQDIEDPNQTITELSINSRTLYENLGDLCHDLYHSAAEGSRNKRSRDEQDWAGPSGEGYSSDEPNPKTWRLYG; from the exons ATGGCTTTAGTGGACATGGAAACGGACTCGTCATCTTTCCcaagttcttcttcttctgctgcTGCCCGATGGAATTATGACGTCTTTCTGAGTTTCAGAGGCGAGGACACCCGCTACAATTTTGTGGGTCATCTTTATGAAGCTTTGAGACAAAAAGGCATTCACACTTTTAAAGACGATAAAAACCTTGACAGAGGAAAACCCATCTCACCAGAGCTGTTGAAAGCAATAGAGGAGTCGAGATTTGCTATCGTCATTATCTCAAAAGACTACGCATCTTCAGCTTGGTGCTTAGATGAACTTGCACACATAATTCACTGCAAGAAAGAGATGGCAATGACAATTCTGCCTGTTTTTCACTATGTGGATCCATCCGATATACGGAATCAAATGGGAACTTTTGAGcaggcatttattgaacatgaAAAAAAGGAGAACAAAGAGAGGGTGGAGAAATGGAGAGATGCTTTGAGACAAGTGGGCAATCTCGCTGGATGTCATTTAAAGAATACTAG GTACGAGACAGAAGACATCAACGACATCATGGGATGGATATCACTTCACTTGAAATATGATGCAATCCCTTACATTACTAGGGACCTGGTAGGAATATACTCTCGAATGGTGGAATTGGAGTCGTTTTTAGCTATAGGGTCAAACAATGTTCGCTTTATAGGGGTTTGGGCAATGGGGGGAATGGGTAAGACAACCCTTGCTAGAGTTGTTTATCATATGGTTTCTAAAGAATTCGAAGCTTATAGTTTTATTGAGGATGTTAGGGAAAATTCTGAAAAACATGGTTTTGTTGGACTACAAGAGAAACTTATTTCTAATATTTTGGAGGAAACAGATTTGAAAATTAGAGATAAGTATGATGGAGTTCTCAAAATCAAGAAAAGGTTATGTCATAAAAggattcttcttgttcttgatgaCGTAAATAAATTAGACCAGTTAAAAATGTTAGCTGGGGAGCATGATTGGTTTGGTCCGGGTAGTAGAATTATCATAACAACAAGAGATGTGCATGTGTTGAACACACATGGAGTAGATGGAATATATGAAGTTCAAGGATTGTATGATAAAGATGCTTTTCAACTTTTTTGCTCGAAAGCTTTTAGAAAAGAGCATGTCCCAAAAGATTATTTTGTGATGTCCgaagaatttttaaaatatgctgCTGGTCTGCCTTTAGCTCTTGAGGTTTTGGGTTCCTTCTTGTTTGGGAAAAGTACCATTGAATGGAAATGTGCGTTAGAGAGGTTCAAAGAATATCCTAATACAGAAGTTCTCAATGTACTTCAAATAAGTTTTGATGGACTCCATGACTTAGAGAAGGAAATATTCCTGCATATTGCATGCTTCTTTAATCACAAGGAGAAGGATTATGCAGTAGATGTACTGGATAGTCTTGGCCTTTACGCTATTATTGGATTGAAGGAACTCATTAATAAATGTCTCTTGAACATTGATGATGCCGATATATTGAGTATGCATGATTTACTTGAAGAAATGGGTAAGAACATAGTTCGTCAAGAGTGCCCTAATGATTGTGGGAAGCGTAGTAGACTGTGGCGTTATGAGGAcattgaaaatgtgttgaaaaataATAAG GGAATAGAAGTAGTTCAAGCCATGCATATTTTGcgtaataatgatgatgatgaagtaAAAGAGACATGTTGGAGCCCTGAGGCCATTTCACAGATGTACAATCTTAAATTTCTTAGCATTGATGGTATTTTCCATGACCCTCAACATCTTCCAAATTCTTTAAGAGTTCTTTGTTGGAGGTATTATCCTTCAAATTCTCTACCATCAACTTTCCAGCTAGATGAGCTTGTTATGCTTCATTTGCCAGAGAGCAGAATTGAACAACTTTGGATAGGACTAAAG aattttgacaagttgaagttCATCGACTTGTCAAAATCGGGCCTGATTATATCCCCGGATTTCACTGGAGTCCTAAATCTTGAGAAATTAACACTTtcatattgtaaaaatttatgtGAGCTTCACCCATCTGTTGGACTTCTTAAAAAGCTTGTTCTTCTTAATCTAAATTCTTGCTCAAATCTTATGTGTCTTCCTAGCAGCATTTGTAGCTTGAATTCGCTTCAACGTCTTAATCTTTGTGAGTGCtcaaattttgacaacttgCCGGAGAACCTCGGGAATCTCAAAGGTCTCTATGATCTTGATTTGAGTGGAACAGAAATAAAAGAGTTGCCTTCGTCAATTGAAGGCTTGACGACCCTTAATTCATTGACTCTCGTAGATTGTGAGGATCTTGTGTGCCTTCCTAGCACCATTTGTAGCTTGAGTTTGCTTCGACGTCTTAATCTTTGTGGGTGCTCGAATTTTGATAACTTGCCGGAGAACCTGGGGAATCTCAAAGGTCTCCATGATCTTGATTTGAGTGGAACAGCTATAAAAGAGTTGCCTTCATCAATTGAAGGCTTGACGACCCTTGATTCATTGACTCTCGAAGATTGTAAGAATCTTGTGTGCCTTCCTAGCACCATTTGTAGCTTGAGTTCGCTTCAACATCTTGATCTTTGTGGGTGCtcaaattttgacaacttgCCGGAGAACCTAGGGAATCTCAAAGGTCTCTATGATCTTGATTTGAGTGAAACAGCTATAAAAGAGTTTCCTTCATCAATTGAAGGCTTGACAACCCTTACTTCATTGGATATGCATGGTTGCAAAAATCTTGTGTGTCTTCCTAACACCACTTGTGGTTTTCAATTCCATGGTGCTCTTGATCTTTCAACATGCTCAAGATTTAAAAACTTGCCAGAGAACCCATGGATAATCGAAC GTCTAGGGATGCTTGATTTGAGTAAAACAACTATAGAAGAGATGCCTTCATCAATTGGATGTTTGACTAACCTTACTGCATTGACTTTAAGATTTTGCTTAAATCTTGTGCGCCTTCCTAGCACCATTTGTAGTTTGAAGTTGCTTACTTATCTTGATCTTTATGGATGCATAAAATTTAACAACTTGCCAGTGAACATAGGAAATATGAAAGGTTTGAAGTGGCTTGATTTGTGTTGGACGGACATAAAGGAGGTTCCTTCTTCCATTGCTCTCCTTAAAAATCTCGAACACTTATATATCAGTAAATGGAAGTTatctgaattttattttatgccaGTAACTCTTGCGACGATGGCCCCATTATGGAGTTCCCTGCCAAGAAGCCCATTATTGTCTTTATCTTTACATCATTCCTTATCAACAAGTCCCGTTCCAATGGGCTTTTTATTTCCTTCCTTATCAGGTCTGCAGTCTTTAACTAATCTGGTTCTTAGTGACTGCAATCTTTTGTCAATCTCCAATGACATTGGCTGCTTGTCCTCTTTAGTACAGTTAGATCTAAGtggaaataattttgttttccttcctGAAAGCATGTCTCAACTCTCTAATCTTCGAAGACTCTATTTAGAGGGTTGCAAAAGTCTTCAATCATTGGAAAGTGTTCCGTCAACTGTTGATTATGTAATTGCAAACAATTGTACCTCACTGGAGAAATTGCCAAAACTGCAATTTAATCCTTCTAGGTCAGATCACTCCCGTTTAAATTTCCAGTGTTGCAACTGCTTCAAATTGGTTGACTATTTTCAAAGCAGTAACATGCTTCag GGACTACCAAACATTATTATTCCTGGAGGTAAAATTCCAAAATGGTTTTCCCTTGAATGTCAGGGTGGTAACATAGGAGTGTCTTTTCGTGGGTGTGATGACTTGATGGGAATTGCGTTGTGTATTGTACTTGTACCCAATGGGTCACAAGTCTCACAACTtacatataatttatttatcaatgAATTTAAATGGTTcgtacaatattttcagttaaAATATGGTAATGTTGAATCACCTCACTGTTGGCTGCTCTATTTGTCCTCTCAATATTTTGGCTCTGATTGGGGTAAAATACTTAGTCACACTGATGCTAATGGACTCAGTCAACTCGAGATGAAATTATTAGCTAACAAAGAGGGGGTGGAGAAAATTGGGGTTCATTTGGTATACAAGCAAGACATCGTAGATCCCAATCAAACTATGGCACAGTGCATTAACAACAACAGTATACTGTATGAGGATCTGGCTGATTCTGAGGATCAGCCAGAATCAATTTTTAACTTTGCCA TGGAAGGAGAGGATCAAACGTCCAAGAAGCTTGACTTCATTCATGGAGGGAAGAGCCATTGTTTCCAAGACATCGAAGATCCCAATCAAACTATAACAGAGTTGAGCATCAACAGCAGGACACTCTATGAGAATCTGGGTGATCTCTGCCATGATCTTTACCATTCAGCCGCAGAAGGTAGCAGAAATAAACGAAGCCGTGATGAGCAAGATTGGGCTGGACCTAGTGGAGAAGGCTACTCTAGTGATGAACCAAATCCAAAGACTTGGAGGTTGTATGGCTGA